Proteins encoded in a region of the Ralstonia pseudosolanacearum genome:
- a CDS encoding RelA/SpoT family protein, with protein MPTSASGSASPRTGAPNLPDPHGADLVGERAALPPRSPKAVPQGADASAPAAARVEPPAGETLFIDAVLEQTYRHLFGPTSQPAAPPRQQVVSIAGLTEKLSYLKPADIKLVKEAFHFSDEAHLGQYRQSGEPYITHPVAVAEICAGWKLDVQSIMAALLHDVIEDQGVTKSELAEKFGPKVAELVDGLTKLDKLEFQSREQAQAESFRKMLLAMARDVRVILVKLADRTHNMRTLDHVPPEKRRRIAGETMEIYAPIAHRLGLNTTYRELQELSFRIGSPFRYATLEKAVKAARGNRREVVSRILEAAQRALGDAGVSAELTGREKTLYSIYRKMHDKQLSFSQVLDVYGFRVVVETQMHCYMAVGALHGLYKPMPGKFKDYIAIPKINGYQSVHTTLVGPFGTPVEFQIRTREMNQIAEAGVAAHWMYKQHHDEPDRAQQQAHQWLQSLLDIQSQSGDSQEFLEHVKIDLFPDAVYVFTPKGEIRALPRGATALDFAYAVHSDLGNQCVAVKINNALLPLRTELKNGDIVEVVTAPYSKPNPAWLTFVRTGKARAAIRHFLKTAKLDEAIQLGERLLEQALRQLGIDMKAVPAQVWERIVQWTGNKAREDIFADLALGRRVAAVVARRIEIGLQEGGHEGDEALIAAVHAFAGEEAPAVTVSGDEGMAMVFSPCCRPIPGDPIVGYIGKGEGLQIHVEECRVAKRLHGKDPEHWIDVMWADHTTRAFDVSIKVLVRNTKGILARVAADLTSADANVAHVSMEQEGGGQEAMYMTFLIQVHDRVHLADVMRALRRNPDVIRIARDRGGE; from the coding sequence ATGCCGACCTCCGCTTCCGGTTCCGCGTCGCCCCGCACGGGCGCGCCGAACCTGCCCGACCCGCATGGTGCGGACCTGGTGGGCGAACGGGCAGCGCTTCCGCCGCGATCGCCCAAAGCGGTGCCGCAGGGCGCGGATGCATCCGCGCCGGCTGCCGCCAGGGTCGAGCCGCCCGCGGGTGAGACCCTCTTCATCGACGCGGTGCTCGAGCAGACGTACCGGCATCTGTTCGGGCCGACCTCGCAGCCGGCCGCGCCGCCGCGCCAGCAGGTGGTCTCCATCGCGGGGCTGACGGAGAAGCTGTCGTACCTGAAGCCGGCCGACATCAAGCTGGTGAAGGAAGCCTTCCACTTCTCCGACGAGGCGCACCTCGGCCAGTACCGTCAGAGCGGCGAGCCGTACATCACCCACCCGGTGGCGGTGGCGGAAATCTGCGCGGGCTGGAAGCTGGATGTGCAATCGATCATGGCCGCGCTGCTGCACGACGTGATCGAGGATCAGGGCGTCACCAAGAGCGAACTGGCCGAGAAATTCGGCCCCAAGGTCGCGGAGCTGGTCGACGGCCTCACCAAGCTGGACAAGCTCGAATTCCAGAGCCGCGAGCAGGCGCAGGCGGAGAGCTTCCGCAAGATGCTGCTGGCGATGGCGCGCGACGTGCGCGTGATCCTGGTCAAGCTGGCCGACCGCACGCACAACATGCGCACGCTCGACCACGTGCCGCCCGAAAAGCGCCGCCGCATCGCCGGCGAGACGATGGAGATCTACGCGCCGATCGCGCACCGGCTCGGGCTCAACACCACGTACCGCGAACTGCAGGAGCTGAGCTTCCGCATCGGCTCGCCGTTCCGCTATGCCACGCTGGAGAAGGCCGTCAAGGCCGCGCGCGGCAACCGGCGCGAGGTGGTCAGCCGCATCCTGGAGGCCGCGCAGCGCGCCCTGGGCGACGCGGGCGTTTCGGCCGAACTGACCGGCCGCGAGAAGACGCTCTACAGCATCTACCGCAAGATGCACGACAAGCAGCTGTCGTTCTCGCAGGTGCTGGATGTGTACGGCTTCCGCGTGGTGGTCGAGACGCAGATGCACTGCTACATGGCGGTCGGCGCGCTGCACGGCCTGTACAAGCCGATGCCCGGCAAGTTCAAGGACTACATCGCCATCCCCAAGATCAACGGCTACCAGTCCGTGCACACCACGCTGGTGGGGCCGTTCGGCACGCCGGTCGAATTCCAGATCCGCACGCGCGAGATGAACCAGATCGCCGAGGCCGGGGTGGCGGCGCACTGGATGTACAAGCAGCACCACGACGAGCCGGACCGCGCGCAGCAGCAGGCGCACCAGTGGCTGCAGTCGCTGCTCGATATCCAGAGCCAGAGCGGCGATTCGCAGGAGTTCCTGGAGCACGTCAAGATCGACCTGTTCCCGGATGCCGTCTACGTGTTCACGCCCAAGGGCGAGATCCGCGCACTGCCGCGCGGCGCCACGGCGCTGGACTTCGCCTATGCCGTGCACAGCGACCTGGGCAACCAGTGCGTGGCGGTCAAGATCAACAATGCGCTGCTGCCGCTGCGTACCGAGCTCAAGAACGGCGATATCGTCGAGGTGGTGACGGCGCCGTACTCCAAGCCGAACCCGGCGTGGCTCACGTTCGTGCGTACCGGCAAGGCGCGTGCGGCGATCCGCCATTTCCTGAAGACCGCCAAGCTGGACGAAGCCATCCAGTTGGGCGAGCGGCTGCTGGAGCAGGCGCTGCGCCAGCTGGGCATCGACATGAAAGCCGTGCCCGCGCAGGTGTGGGAGCGGATCGTGCAGTGGACCGGCAACAAGGCGCGCGAAGACATCTTCGCCGACCTGGCGCTGGGCCGGCGCGTGGCCGCCGTGGTGGCGCGGCGCATCGAGATCGGCTTGCAGGAGGGCGGACACGAGGGCGACGAAGCGCTGATCGCCGCCGTCCACGCCTTCGCCGGCGAAGAGGCGCCCGCCGTGACGGTCAGCGGCGACGAAGGCATGGCCATGGTGTTCTCGCCGTGCTGCCGGCCGATTCCCGGCGACCCGATCGTCGGCTATATCGGCAAGGGCGAAGGGCTGCAGATCCACGTGGAAGAATGCCGCGTGGCCAAGCGTCTGCACGGCAAGGATCCGGAGCACTGGATCGACGTCATGTGGGCGGACCACACCACGCGCGCCTTCGACGTGTCGATCAAGGTGCTGGTGCGCAATACCAAGGGCATTCTCGCGCGGGTGGCCGCGGACCTGACCTCGGCCGATGCCAACGTCGCGCATGTGTCGATGGAGCAGGAGGGCGGTGGCCAGGAGGCCATGTACATGACCTTCCTGATCCAGGTGCATGACCGCGTGCACTTGGCCGACGTGATGCGTGCGCTGCGACGCAACCCCGATGTGATCCGCATTGCGCGGGACCGGGGTGGCGAGTAG
- the rpoZ gene encoding DNA-directed RNA polymerase subunit omega, whose translation MARITVEDCLKQIPNRFELALAATYRARQLVQGHTPKVDAKDKATVTALREIAAGQVGIEMLKKVPS comes from the coding sequence ATGGCGCGTATTACCGTCGAAGATTGCTTGAAACAGATTCCGAATCGCTTCGAACTGGCGCTGGCCGCAACGTATCGCGCGCGTCAGTTGGTGCAGGGCCACACCCCCAAGGTCGATGCCAAGGACAAAGCGACCGTGACCGCGCTGCGCGAGATCGCCGCCGGCCAGGTCGGGATCGAGATGCTCAAGAAGGTCCCTTCCTGA